In Streptomyces sp. NBC_00569, a single genomic region encodes these proteins:
- a CDS encoding thiamine pyrophosphate-binding protein translates to MPDDSQELISGGHLVAKALKAEGVEVIYTLCGGHIIDIYDGCVDEGIEVVDVRHEQVAAHAADGYARITGKPGCAVVTAGPGTTDAVTGVANAFRAESPMLLIGGQGAHTQHKMGSLQDLPHVDMMTPITKFAATVPDTARAADMVSMAFRECYHGAPGPSFLEIPRDVLDAKVPVDKARVPQAGQYRASTRSAGDPEAIEKLADLLVHAEKPAILLGSQVWTTRATKDAIELVRALNVPAYMNGAGRGTLPPGDPHHFQLSRRYAFSNADLIIIVGTPFDFRMGYGKRLSPDATVVQIDLDYRTVGKNRDIDLGIVGDAGLVLKSVTEAASGRLNGGGAKRKEWLDELRAAEQTAIEKRLPSLRSDASPIHPYRLVSEINDFLTEDSIYIGDGGDIVTFSGQVVQPKSPGHWMDPGPLGTLGVGIPFVLAAKQARPDKEVVALFGDGAFSLTGWDFETLVRYNLPFVGIVGNNSSMNQIRYGQKAKYGDERERVGNTLGDVHYDKFAQMLGGYGEEVRDPADIAPALRRARESGKPSLINVWVDPDAYAPGTMNQTMYK, encoded by the coding sequence ATGCCCGACGACAGCCAGGAACTCATCTCCGGTGGTCATCTGGTCGCCAAGGCGCTCAAGGCAGAAGGTGTGGAAGTCATCTACACCCTGTGCGGCGGTCACATCATCGACATCTACGACGGCTGCGTCGACGAAGGCATTGAAGTCGTCGACGTCCGTCACGAGCAGGTCGCCGCCCACGCGGCGGACGGGTACGCGCGCATCACCGGAAAGCCCGGCTGCGCCGTCGTCACCGCGGGCCCGGGCACCACCGACGCCGTCACCGGTGTCGCGAACGCGTTCCGCGCGGAGTCACCCATGCTCCTCATCGGCGGCCAGGGCGCGCACACCCAGCACAAGATGGGCTCGCTCCAGGACCTGCCGCACGTCGACATGATGACGCCCATCACCAAGTTCGCCGCGACGGTGCCCGACACCGCGCGCGCCGCCGACATGGTGTCGATGGCGTTCCGCGAGTGCTACCACGGCGCCCCCGGCCCGTCCTTCCTGGAGATCCCGCGCGATGTCCTCGACGCCAAGGTGCCGGTGGACAAGGCCCGCGTGCCCCAGGCCGGGCAGTACCGGGCCTCGACCCGCTCGGCCGGTGACCCCGAGGCGATCGAGAAGCTCGCCGACCTCCTCGTGCACGCCGAGAAGCCGGCGATCCTGCTCGGCAGCCAGGTGTGGACGACCCGTGCCACCAAGGACGCCATCGAGCTCGTACGCGCCCTCAACGTGCCCGCGTACATGAACGGCGCGGGCCGCGGCACCCTGCCGCCCGGCGACCCGCACCACTTCCAGCTCTCGCGCCGCTACGCCTTCTCGAACGCCGACCTCATCATCATCGTCGGCACGCCCTTCGACTTCCGCATGGGCTACGGCAAGCGCCTCTCCCCCGACGCGACCGTCGTGCAGATCGACCTCGACTACCGCACCGTCGGCAAGAACCGCGACATCGACCTCGGCATCGTCGGTGACGCGGGCCTCGTCCTGAAGTCGGTCACCGAGGCCGCCTCCGGACGGCTGAACGGCGGGGGCGCCAAGCGCAAGGAGTGGCTCGACGAACTGCGGGCCGCCGAGCAGACCGCCATCGAGAAGCGCCTGCCGAGCCTGCGCTCCGACGCCTCGCCGATCCACCCGTACCGCCTGGTCAGCGAGATCAACGACTTCCTCACCGAGGACTCCATCTACATCGGCGACGGCGGCGACATCGTCACCTTCTCCGGGCAGGTCGTCCAGCCCAAGTCGCCGGGCCACTGGATGGACCCGGGGCCGCTGGGCACGCTCGGCGTCGGCATCCCGTTCGTCCTCGCCGCCAAGCAGGCGCGGCCCGACAAGGAGGTCGTCGCGCTCTTCGGCGACGGGGCGTTCTCGTTGACGGGCTGGGACTTCGAGACCCTCGTCCGTTACAACCTGCCCTTCGTCGGGATCGTCGGCAACAACTCGTCGATGAACCAGATCCGTTACGGCCAGAAGGCCAAGTACGGCGACGAGCGCGAGCGCGTCGGCAACACCCTCGGCGACGTCCACTACGACAAGTTCGCGCAGATGCTGGGGGGTTACGGCGAAGAGGTCCGCGACCCCGCCGACATCGCGCCCGCGCTCCGGCGGGCCCGCGAGTCCGGGAAGCCCTCGCTGATCAACGTGTGGGTCGACCCGGACGCGTACGCCCCCGGAACCATGAACCAGACCATGTACAAGTGA